A window of Cytobacillus sp. FSL H8-0458 genomic DNA:
TGAATTGGCAGGAGTCTGCTGATAAGCAAGTCGAAATTCAATCAGAACTGACACAATCATCTGAACAAATAACAGGTGACAATAACAGCATATCGGAAGCAAAAGACGAAGATTCAGACCCGGAACCTCTTGCAAAAGAAGAAGATCCACAAGAGGATCATGCGCAGCTTTCCGGTGACCCGGAAAAAGACTCAAGCGATGATATAAGCATGAAGTCTGTTTCATCCGAAGCAAGCCCTACTGCCGTTTATGAAGAAGACTTGGCAGGAAAGGAAGTGCTGACTTATGCGATTCCTGATAAGGAGGCTCAAAATATAGTACCTGTCAGCGTTTTAGTTGATGAGGATCCGCGCAGAACGAAATTTGAGTTATTTGAAGACACGATGAGCAAACTTACTGAGGATACATGGGGTTTAGAGGATTACTATCCTTTAAAAGCAAATTTAACACATGATCAGGAAAGTAATTTACTGACAGTTGATGTGCCTGCGGATCACCCATACAGTATGTCCTCCACCACAGAGTTGCTTTTAGAGAAGGTTATGGCAAATATAATGAAAAATCTTGATATAGAAAAGATTAACCTCACGACGGAAGGGAAAGCCGGCATTGAGTTCAGCCATTATGGATATAGAGAGGAATTTATCCCGGAAAATAGCAATGGTAACTTAATTTATTATTTCTTATATTCCAATGGTTCTGATTCAACACCATTCCTGGTCCCGTTAAGAGAAGAGCTCAATTCGGTAAAAGATGCTCTAAAAGCCATGAAGCAAAATAGGACTGAAAATAATTTACAGGCATCCATACCGGATGATATTGATTTTGAAATAGAAGAAATAAAGGATGGCAAACTCATAATCCGTTTTAATAATGAATCAGAAATAATCGATAATGCACCAACACTTCATGCGATCGAAGCAATCCTTCTTACGGCAAAAGACTTTGATTTCGACACGGTCAAATTAGAAAATGCAGATGTTGATAAAATTGGCAAGTTTGATCTTAATGAGGATTTAAAGGTTCCGGTAGCTGCTAATAAACGAGATTTGCCAAATTAGAAAGGCGGCCCTATGTGGCCGTCTTTTCCATTTCAGGATAAAGTTCCTCCATATCTGCATAAAAACCTTGCTGCTGGAAGAATACTAATCACTGTGCTTTTATGAGCTTTATTGTTAATTGTTCTAAAAGAGTACAAGCTGTCATAGGGTGAAAGAGGGTGCGGAAAGAAAGCACTCGTACGGATATTTCAGCTGACATCATAGGAGGAAAAGAATGAAGGATTACATAAGGCGTTTCTTTATCGCAGGAATAATGGCTCTTTGTGTGAGTCTGCTATTTCTGGGAGGGAAGCATTCTAAAGCTGCTGAGCCAAAAATTTCTGAGTTGACAGAGCATTGGGTGTGGCCGGCAGATGGTGTTATTACGGACACGTATGGGACAAGAAGTGGTCAGCATAAGGGCATTGATATTGCCGGAGATTCCGGTTCTCCGGTTTATGCCGCTGACTCTGGAATTGTGTCCAGGTCGTATTACTCTCAAACATACGGAAATGTGATATTTATTAAACATAACAACCAAACTGAAACAGTATACGCCCATCTGAATAAACGATTATCTGCTGAAGGTGAAAAAGTTGCGCTCGGACAGAAGATCGGATTGATGGGAAGCACGGGTGACTCTTCAGGAGTCCATCTTCATTTTGAAATACATGCGCAGGCATGGACAGCTGATAAAATAAATGCAGTTGATCCTTCTGTGGCATTCGGCATGGGAGAAGTTGGACAAGCTGTAAATGCAGCGGTAAGAACTGAAAACGCACGTGAAGTTTCAGCCAGGCCGTCTAATTTTAATTCGGGGCAAATAACAAATTATTCCGGGGAAACCTACCATATAGTTAAAACCGGGGAAACATTATGGACCATCGCTGCACACTATAATCTGCAGCCCGGTGATATTGCCGATCTAAATAATATTAATCCTGATCACATTTTTACAGGTCAAAAGCTGCTGATAAAACCCGGCAAATTTAGCGAATACACTGTTAAACAAGGCGATACATTAACTTCTATAGCGAAAATGCATGATACAACAGCAGAAGCTATTAAAGAGGTAAACAATGCAAATTCAGATGTTATCAAAATTGGACAAATTCTAATCATTAACAAAAATTAGTATAGAAATGATTGCACCGCTTTACTCCCTTAAAGTATAATGGGTAAAAAACTGGGGGAGTTAGAGAAATGCTTACAGACTATCATAACCATCTTGAAAATGGCACGCTAAGCCTGGACTATTTAAAAAAATTCACAGATGCTGCAGCCCGGAAAGGGATTGAATCTTTTGGCATCTCGGAGCATGCATATCATTTCTTTCAGACAGCAGACATTCTGCAAAATCCATGGGTAAACGAAAGGCGCTTTTATGATATGAAAGACTATGTGAAAGTTTTTCAAGAAGCGTGGGGTAATAATATAGATGTAAAAATGTCAATCGAAATGGACTACACGCCGGGCAAGCATGATGAAATGGCGAAGTTTATTAACAGTTACTCATTTGATTATGTAATTGGATCCATTCATTGGGTTGGAGATTTCGGCATAGATCTTGCTGAGTTTAGAAAAGAATGGGATAAACGGGATCTTTATGAAGTATATCGGAAATATTTTGATCAAGTGGTTACACTGGCCCAATCAAATTTATTTGATATTGTAGGCCATTTAGACCTCGTGAAAATTTTTAAATATGTGCCCCAGGATGAAGAATTTTTGCTGGAGCAGTACGATCGTGCAGCCAATGCATTGTCAGAATCCAAGACATGTGTTGAAATCAGCACAGCCGGTCTGCGAAAGCCAGTCGGTGAATTATACCCGGACAAACGGCTCCTGCAGAAATGCTATGATAAAAATATCCCGATTGTACTTTCATCTGATGCGCACTTTCCTGAACATGTAGGTGCCGATTTTGATAAGGCGATTGCTCTGGCAAAAGAAGTCGGATATCAGTCCATCATGACTTTTTCCAAAGGAGAAAGAAAGGAATATCCGCTTGGATAATACAAAAGGGATGGCGGAGCCTCCCTTTTGTATTATCCAAAAAAATTTAATAGGCAAGGGCATGGATAAATATATGTATCAAGTACATACAGATAAACAAATCCCTTCACAGAATAACTTTTTTTCAGTATAATTAATCTGTATAAATAAATACGGTCTATCTTCGGGGCAGGGTGAAATTCCCGACCGGCGGTGATGGGTCAGTCTTGACTCTAAGCCCGCGAGCCTGAGAGAAGCGTTTTAATCGAAAAACGCTTTGCATTTAATTGGGCAGGATTTGGTGCGATTCCAAAGCCGACAGTACAGTCTGGATGGGAGAAGATGGAGGTTCTGCAGACGTTCAAAAAATGCAGGTTTTGAACGTTATTAAGCGTGCCTTTGCAATTCTCCCTCAAGTTATTTTAGCTTGGGGGTTATTTATTGCGAAGATATTTGCTTAGCTGAACCTTTCTTCTATAGGAGAGATAGTCCTAAAAAGGAGAGAGGAACTTGAAAAAACTTAATATCAAATCAATGGTTGCCATCGGAATGCTAAGCAGCATCTCTTACGTATTAATGCTGCTCAATTTTCCAATTCCTCCGTTTCCGCAATTTTTAATGATTGACTTCAGCGATATTCCTGCATTAATCGCAGCGTTAATCTTTGGACCGGCGGCAGGAATATTAGTGGAGCTTATTAAAAATATTCTTGATTACTTCATGACAGGGAGTGCAACAGGTGTACCTGTCGGACATATTGCAAACTTTGCGGCAGGCATTTTGTTCGTCTTGCCTACTTATTATGTATACAGAAAGCTGAAGACCAAAAAAGGCATGACGTTTGGGCTCGTAATCGGCACCATGGTGATGGCTGTTATTATGAGTGTGCTTAATTACCTTGTCATTCTGCCGGCATATACTTTCTTCCTGAATTTCCCGGCAATGTCAGCGCCTGAAATGAGAACAATGATTGTGACAGGGATTTTGCCATTCAATATTTTAAAAGGACTTATTATTTCAATTGTTTTCATGCTGATTTTTACACGCATGAGAACCTGGGTGGAAAAGCAGGCTGTAATGAAAAGCGCAGCATAATGAATATATAATTTAAAGCAGCGGCAAATGTTCCGCTGCTTTTTCAATTTGATAGCATCATAAAAAAACTCCCTTTCTAGTTGAAAGGGAGCAGTAGCTTAACAAAGATTAGAGTATGGTTGAAGGATTATTCGTATTTAAGCGGGTCGCCATCAAAAGCGTCATCAGCAACTTTGATTGAATCGGTTGGGCAGCCTTCGAATGCATCCATCATATCGTCAATTAATACATCTGGAATCTCAACGATACCCTGGTTATCATCAAGGGTAACAAATGCGATGCCTTCATCATCATAATCATAAATGTCCGGTGCAGCTGCGCCGCAAGCTCCACATGCAATGCATGTTTCTTTGTCAACAATTGTATACTTTGCCATGAAAAAAACCTCCCAAGAATTAAACAATTAATCTTCCATCAAGATGATGGTAACACATTCCTCACATCCTATTGTAAAACTGTATGTTCAACTTTTCAATAGAAAATGTATTGAGAATGCTTATCACATAAGGGTTTAGGCATAATTTACCCTGTTAAAAATAATTAAAACGGCCTGCCGATTTCTTTCATGATAAAATAGAAGTAAGAAAATGAATGTAATGAAACTTGAAAAAAATCTTAAGCCGTAAGGTGAACATTAATGCATAGATCATATTTGAAAACTGTAATAATGTACTGTGTTAAAGAATTACAGGGGCAAAGAACTATATATTCCATTTTACATTTGATGAATGGGAAAAAGTCTTCCCAGACCATCCAAGATGCTCATTTATTTCAATTAACCCCACTTTTTCGCACCTTTGGAAATTTAAGCAGGGGAGTTCTGGACCATCTTGCAGAAGAAATCATAAACAGCAGCTGGATGACTTCCATTGATGAAAAGCATTACATTTTGACTGCAGAAGGGAAGAAAGAACTGGAAAGATCTCTTTTAGAATGTCCAATTCCTTCATCATTAAACGGATGGCTGTATCATAGTACAGGTGAATTGTTTTGGGAGAGGATTACTCTTTTAATTCAGGTAATATCACATTTAAATAACAATAATGTAAAATACCTTCCTATCCAAAGGAAAAGAGATGTTCATGAATGGCTGAAAGACTTTCTGAGAACATCGGGATTTGCCCGCAATGAAGTTGGGGCTATGCTGTACAGGGAACTTGGCCAGTCCCTCGAAGAGCTAAGTGATATTAATCCTGCTGTGCTGACATTGAGGCTGACAGGCTATAACCGTATTGGCCTCACAGCTGTTCAGGCTTCAGAACAGCTCGGAATCAGTCAGGATTATTACCACCATCAGTTCCTTGGAGCTATTCACCATATACTGGAAAGAGCAAGAGAAAATCCTGCCAAATATCCGCTTATCAATAAGATCGTGAGCGATGCAGGAAATGAAGTTCAACTGACATTGTCTGCCCAAAAGACTTACACACTGTTAAAACAGGGACTGGATTTGGATGATATTGCTAAAATGAGAAGATTGAAAAAAAGTACCATTGAGGATCATGTTGTGGAAGTGGCGTTAAACGACAGTGGATTTAATATCACTCGTTATGTCTCAGAGGCTAAACAGAAACTGATCATTCATGCAGCCAGCAGTGCTGATTCATTGCAATTAAAGCAAATACGTCAAATAGTGCCTGAATCCGATTATTTTGAAATCAGATTAGTAATGGCAAAGCTTGGAGAGGGACAATGAGACTGGAAGCACTATTGCAAAGCAAATTTGGATATCCTGCCTTCAGGCCTGGACAAAAGGAAATTATTGAATCCGTGCTCGCAGGCAGAAATACTGTTGCCATGCTGCCAACAGGTACAGGTAAATCCCTTTGCTATCAGCTGCCGGGATATATGATTGAAGGCCAGGTGATTATTATTTCTCCTTTGCTGTCCCTGATGCAGGATCAGGCCGAACAGCTTATGATGAATGGGGAAAAAAAGGTGATAGCATTCAATTCTTTTTTATCCCGCACAGAAAAAAGACAGGCATTAATTAACCTGAACCAGTATAAGTTTATCTTTATTTCTCCTGAAATGCTTTATTATGAATCAGTACTAACTCAGCTGAAAAAATTGCGCATAGCTTTATTTGTTGTTGATGAGGCTCATTGCATCTCCCAATGGGGATATGATTTCAGGCCTGATTATCTAAAGCTTGGCGAAGTGAGACAAAAGATAGGAAACCCCGTTACACTTGCTTTAACTGCCACAGCTACCCGTGAAGTTAAAGCAGATATAAAAAAGTCACTCGGCATACTGGACTGCAGCGAATTTATTTTCTCGGTTGACCGTCCTAATATTGCACTGACTGTAGAAAAGGCAGAAAATTACCGTGTAAAAACAGAGAGGCTCGTGGAGCTTGCGGAGAGCCTTAAGGGTCCTGGCATTATATATTTTTCCAGCAAAAAAATGGCTGAACAAACAGCCGATCTGCTGAGGGAAAAAGGAGCTAAAAGAGTGATGGCTTATCATGGGGGAATGGATAATGAAAGCCGCATCCTTGTGCAGCAGCAGTTTATCCACGGCCAACTCGAGCTTATTTGCGCTACAAGCGCCTTTGGCATGGGAATTAATAAAGATAATATCCGGTATGTGATACACTTTCATATGCCTCTTCAAATTGAATCTTACTTGCAGGAAATTGGACGGGCGGGGAGAGATGGAAAACAAAGTATTGCTATTATGCTCTATGCACCGGGTGATGAGCAGCTTCCTCTGCAGATTGCAGAAAATGAATTACCTGACAGGTCTCAAATCGATTGGATCAGCGACTGGATGGAAGAAAACCCGAATGCGATCATGAATATCAGTGCTTATGAAGAGCAAATTAAGCAGCGTTCCGGTTTAACAGATATTCAATGGAGAATATTTTATGATTTTTTTGAACGGAAAAACAAATCTGGACTGGGTTTTAAAAGGATTCTGCAGGAAATGAATGGGTACTGCGAAGACAGAATCAAATTTAAAAGAAATAGCATTGAGGAAGTATACAGATGGATTCACAAGAAAAATTGCCGGAGAGAGAATATACTTTCCTGCTTTGATGAGAAAAAAAATACCTCAGTTCAATTCTGCTGTGATATATGCGGTTTGCAAATTGAAAATTTCACAAGAAACACAAAATCAGATAATCAGGATAAAACGTTCTATGATTGGAAAAATCATTTAGAATATCTCCTGATTCCAGGTGAGTGAACCAAAATGAAGAAAAGATACGAGGATATCATTAAGGAATTAACTGACAAGGAACTATTATTTCATCTATATCTTACTCAGGTGCTTATTTTAGCCATTGCATTCATCCTAAGTATTATATTTTTTAACAGCTTTAAGGAATTCCAGGCTCTTTTTATACTTGATGATATTGATATTCTTGTAATAGGAGCAGCGGCAGGATTGGCTGTTGTCCTGATTGATATTGTCTTGATGAAGCTCCTCCCTGAGGAAATGTATGATGACGGAGGGTTAAATAAGAAAATTTTTCAAAACCGCCATTTTCTTCATATTGCTTTTATTGCAGCAGTTGTGGCTATAAGCGAAGAACTTCTCTTCAGGGGTGTCATTCAGACCCATTTCGGACTTGCGATATCAAGTCTAATTTTTGCGCTAGTTCATTATCGATATCTTTTTAATTGGTTTTTGTTTGTAAATATTATTACATTAAGCTTTTTTATAGGTTATATTTATCATATAACCAATAATTTGGTTGTTACGATTGTTATGCATTTTCTGATTGATTTTCT
This region includes:
- a CDS encoding helix-turn-helix domain-containing protein, whose protein sequence is MHRSYLKTVIMYCVKELQGQRTIYSILHLMNGKKSSQTIQDAHLFQLTPLFRTFGNLSRGVLDHLAEEIINSSWMTSIDEKHYILTAEGKKELERSLLECPIPSSLNGWLYHSTGELFWERITLLIQVISHLNNNNVKYLPIQRKRDVHEWLKDFLRTSGFARNEVGAMLYRELGQSLEELSDINPAVLTLRLTGYNRIGLTAVQASEQLGISQDYYHHQFLGAIHHILERARENPAKYPLINKIVSDAGNEVQLTLSAQKTYTLLKQGLDLDDIAKMRRLKKSTIEDHVVEVALNDSGFNITRYVSEAKQKLIIHAASSADSLQLKQIRQIVPESDYFEIRLVMAKLGEGQ
- a CDS encoding ferredoxin; its protein translation is MAKYTIVDKETCIACGACGAAAPDIYDYDDEGIAFVTLDDNQGIVEIPDVLIDDMMDAFEGCPTDSIKVADDAFDGDPLKYE
- a CDS encoding ECF transporter S component, producing the protein MKKLNIKSMVAIGMLSSISYVLMLLNFPIPPFPQFLMIDFSDIPALIAALIFGPAAGILVELIKNILDYFMTGSATGVPVGHIANFAAGILFVLPTYYVYRKLKTKKGMTFGLVIGTMVMAVIMSVLNYLVILPAYTFFLNFPAMSAPEMRTMIVTGILPFNILKGLIISIVFMLIFTRMRTWVEKQAVMKSAA
- a CDS encoding RecQ family ATP-dependent DNA helicase, yielding MRLEALLQSKFGYPAFRPGQKEIIESVLAGRNTVAMLPTGTGKSLCYQLPGYMIEGQVIIISPLLSLMQDQAEQLMMNGEKKVIAFNSFLSRTEKRQALINLNQYKFIFISPEMLYYESVLTQLKKLRIALFVVDEAHCISQWGYDFRPDYLKLGEVRQKIGNPVTLALTATATREVKADIKKSLGILDCSEFIFSVDRPNIALTVEKAENYRVKTERLVELAESLKGPGIIYFSSKKMAEQTADLLREKGAKRVMAYHGGMDNESRILVQQQFIHGQLELICATSAFGMGINKDNIRYVIHFHMPLQIESYLQEIGRAGRDGKQSIAIMLYAPGDEQLPLQIAENELPDRSQIDWISDWMEENPNAIMNISAYEEQIKQRSGLTDIQWRIFYDFFERKNKSGLGFKRILQEMNGYCEDRIKFKRNSIEEVYRWIHKKNCRRENILSCFDEKKNTSVQFCCDICGLQIENFTRNTKSDNQDKTFYDWKNHLEYLLIPGE
- a CDS encoding CPBP family intramembrane glutamic endopeptidase, with the protein product MKKRYEDIIKELTDKELLFHLYLTQVLILAIAFILSIIFFNSFKEFQALFILDDIDILVIGAAAGLAVVLIDIVLMKLLPEEMYDDGGLNKKIFQNRHFLHIAFIAAVVAISEELLFRGVIQTHFGLAISSLIFALVHYRYLFNWFLFVNIITLSFFIGYIYHITNNLVVTIVMHFLIDFLLGILIRKRYLKKSNEENTMNNS
- a CDS encoding LysM peptidoglycan-binding domain-containing protein, encoding MKDYIRRFFIAGIMALCVSLLFLGGKHSKAAEPKISELTEHWVWPADGVITDTYGTRSGQHKGIDIAGDSGSPVYAADSGIVSRSYYSQTYGNVIFIKHNNQTETVYAHLNKRLSAEGEKVALGQKIGLMGSTGDSSGVHLHFEIHAQAWTADKINAVDPSVAFGMGEVGQAVNAAVRTENAREVSARPSNFNSGQITNYSGETYHIVKTGETLWTIAAHYNLQPGDIADLNNINPDHIFTGQKLLIKPGKFSEYTVKQGDTLTSIAKMHDTTAEAIKEVNNANSDVIKIGQILIINKN
- a CDS encoding histidinol-phosphatase; protein product: MLTDYHNHLENGTLSLDYLKKFTDAAARKGIESFGISEHAYHFFQTADILQNPWVNERRFYDMKDYVKVFQEAWGNNIDVKMSIEMDYTPGKHDEMAKFINSYSFDYVIGSIHWVGDFGIDLAEFRKEWDKRDLYEVYRKYFDQVVTLAQSNLFDIVGHLDLVKIFKYVPQDEEFLLEQYDRAANALSESKTCVEISTAGLRKPVGELYPDKRLLQKCYDKNIPIVLSSDAHFPEHVGADFDKAIALAKEVGYQSIMTFSKGERKEYPLG